A stretch of Sandaracinaceae bacterium DNA encodes these proteins:
- a CDS encoding SpvB/TcaC N-terminal domain-containing protein: MRFDTRPLPRKRARFVSRLVSATLAVLTAWTPALVYAQDGEPEPVYFEADTQISEDVAEAVTRSPDVDERIDPDALSDARVDPSTAEAPPTETDPEHTPISLPGGTEASAATPQAISLPDAEGSIEGMGESFSPVLSSGTATFSVPIAVAPGRAGVQPSLGLSYGSTNGNGPVGFGWGMGAPFISRQTDRGLPRYIDEPAWHEEEDRFMYNGGQELVPVDTAAVAAIEASAAGSAPAVHADVDGWQQYRARVEGGFMRFFRSPDSTRWIVQSKDGTRFDFGLLPTGEAPSEAIAAAPNALERDPERASGGVFRWSLTRMSDAHGSTVYYLYDQDDGRSYLRDLYYVSPNDCAAGTPDATRECTEPLSAYASRVHIVYETRADVFAGYVSGWRIGTAWRVKRIEVTAWNGTGRTLVRRYHLRYRTDSFHSLLHQVQVEGRPNEGMSGCDNGICVGDPTVSESSLGDAVVGETLPPMTFRYSEMPSSSDAVPGFGGIDASMRAVVNSPPHSVDEGRSDLFDVNSDGLPDLIVTDPARFRTDSGEPAVGVFFNGFTGADAAPAGEAAHFSDAVTVPMRGDLSTVLSLSNANVVPMDIDGDGRSDLLHMPRYRTYGWWSPAREAGPDGAEPVSPADQAWRWVYSSVQLPPGDTDPRIDLGRDASHIKVLDVNNDHLVDIVRTTGTVMQTWLNLGWLPGGDGRFGSYRWTGTEYELSTVPYESCLLQGGTPIDFDDPEVRLGDMNGDGLQDIVQMRRGRVIYWPGRGEGVWGTGSRSCARGEGAGRYIEMSSPPTELSPELDNVFLSDVNMDGASDLVQVRFREVDVWFNRAGEGWTRRTIARGTPAAPGFAPRIRFADIDGSSTTDIIWGTGGGWQYIDPAGGQRPRLLIGVDNGLGADTTITYGSSAEDYLADLEEASGASASGVDRFTWTHRPDGPDQRLCDNSGLGGAACTGADSEQWVVRASGSPVISNVVRGVSTTDRFDVLGRTAQVTESRFAYHDGYYEGIEQEFRGFGAADAVTVGDWNNPDVYSRTHFLQGRRPHSIADDRLAHNPFEALKGREVRTEVFDEAGVFLSTSFATITNRLLYSGLNGVPVYYAFVNETNELRYDTTNFGSPGTMTVAAIEGERLSATGVVTSDGVLESLVVPIRNGHDPARIRTTFDSVDALGHVLQQTAYGEVDPVSGAAIDEAFTSYTTPILRNPEAWIWRTARSYMRGTETTEPNFGDGSSTYDPVTGDLLSATQFVTSPASFSFGGETTAEGGAQGFTQVDQNMVASTVYDAWGNALQSCAGHDLGGTEADPTNPPTACLRFGNVVYDTQFAQLAASEHLAIDRTSGSTVTRLAYVGTWDRGLGAITSSTDPNSLSTSVTYDGLGRLTSVTPPTSQPSCTDPTTRIQYELTSSPASQPISRVVSSTELNCDGTLGEEGQSLVSIAYVDGLGRARSSLATGDSASEWIRGGITTFDKKGTVRRTYQPDVFSGSPTDYRAAVALPLDIPYAVTRYDAFGRAKGVITEDGAVTWTSYHSLSTDVCDPLDNDPSSPHYRTCTTAYTDGHGRVIDQILRNRNPDTGDSEVYRLWSYYRPDGAVEALVRANSSSGATRPASPPSTSSTNEVVRTFVYDSVGRRLSSDDPDSDNGADPSEATNSWRYRFNKVGDLVAVRDPRGCGQNFFYDLGGRLRGEQYVSCTEAQPAAAEHPHGDNSVGHLTAMEYSSAAVTLDVVYHYDTYPQWAIDRGAGFIPQGASGTQGLATGVSDRAQRAVLAYDDRGNVTWTARQLALISAPIGLNTITVVDGRPVQTEQPVSAGTLEYDVTHTYTRTAAFDHANRPTSMTLPLDPDYHATETAPLVEGTLLYNRRGLPRQATAVVDGTPHTVVESIAYLRDGLVSSITYGDDEGGRTPTTSTTTYDVRRRPVRMRTTRDTTGMGGTGQELEAVTTVVDQELVWDAANNLTATVDHRDGAEWPAGFRPQTTYISHDALYRVVGADFEYTQADGARTMNDVGTDWRDNYAEAPTVDPMRQTPAPAVVDVEGMGRVESLRWSWDYLANTTSWTDNDDAFYERSIGEIGNGNSAGEPSGSRPSALYVASNLTAGVTGSSNGWVEVDYGVGGNVVGMTVHAQCANGASACVDPGGDSDARRAALRSNCVCATEQHYAYRWDELNRLAEARRYDYDGIAWVRRVRQRYRYDGANSRTVKQTLESGSTPEAIALYPYPGDFERRGLTRGANAYEASTTLETETQYVVAGARMVWKHGGAGAGYDRENRLAVPIGDLIQTTGAVFDVRSGELLEVSTYYPNGARETYLNDDSARAAPEVTGFTGKEADEEVGVVYFGERYLIPRLGRWASPDPLHVHAAGGGEALNSYHYISGNLLAARDPLGLECGVSQSCPSEMVPQGDAANQTGPDGSARPGELDQPIAPPDSNPATIGPQQPGTAARPSRRAAREMVDEQYRSGDRQVHASESSVGDFLAGGANLAYRTAQTLGVQLGISVGVYERADPRDLAARLEDNGLGLGVDRYSIEYGEFTEGPNLQDAAILTLPVRPSPSEPRAGARVPGGGPWVPDASQVVPGGGGVVAQSTGTTCGHACIEMMTGGAITEARVMQSAGGGMLSNPDVIRFLGPRYSVSAPATGAQAIQEASLASGPMMFRLQAPFLPGHYVVAERAGGLWRVLDPGPAVSYSVNQNWVERFVSHIIAR, from the coding sequence GTGCGATTCGACACTCGTCCCCTCCCGAGGAAGCGCGCGCGCTTCGTCTCCCGCCTCGTCTCGGCCACCCTCGCGGTGCTCACCGCGTGGACCCCCGCGCTGGTCTACGCCCAGGACGGCGAGCCCGAGCCGGTCTACTTCGAGGCCGACACGCAGATCTCCGAAGACGTCGCCGAGGCGGTCACGCGCTCTCCCGACGTCGACGAGCGCATCGACCCCGACGCGCTCTCCGACGCCCGCGTCGACCCGTCCACCGCTGAAGCCCCGCCCACCGAGACCGATCCTGAGCACACGCCGATCTCGCTCCCCGGCGGCACCGAGGCGAGCGCGGCCACGCCGCAGGCCATCAGCTTGCCCGACGCCGAAGGCTCCATCGAAGGCATGGGCGAGAGCTTCAGCCCCGTGCTCTCGAGCGGGACCGCGACCTTCAGCGTGCCCATCGCGGTGGCGCCCGGTCGCGCAGGCGTACAGCCGAGCCTGGGCCTGAGCTACGGCTCGACGAACGGCAACGGCCCGGTCGGATTCGGCTGGGGCATGGGCGCGCCGTTCATCAGCCGCCAGACCGACCGTGGCCTCCCGCGCTACATCGACGAGCCGGCGTGGCACGAAGAAGAAGACCGCTTCATGTACAACGGCGGTCAAGAGCTCGTGCCGGTCGACACCGCGGCCGTGGCCGCCATCGAGGCGAGCGCGGCCGGCAGCGCGCCCGCCGTGCACGCGGACGTCGACGGCTGGCAGCAGTACCGCGCGCGGGTCGAGGGCGGCTTCATGCGGTTCTTCCGCTCGCCCGACTCGACGCGCTGGATCGTGCAGTCCAAGGACGGCACGCGCTTCGACTTCGGCCTGCTGCCCACGGGCGAGGCGCCGTCCGAGGCCATCGCCGCCGCGCCGAACGCGCTCGAGCGGGACCCTGAGCGCGCGAGCGGCGGCGTCTTCCGCTGGAGCCTCACGCGCATGAGCGACGCGCACGGCTCGACCGTCTACTACCTCTACGACCAGGACGACGGCCGCAGCTACCTGCGCGACCTCTACTACGTCTCGCCGAACGACTGCGCGGCCGGCACGCCCGACGCCACGCGTGAGTGCACCGAGCCGCTCAGCGCCTACGCGTCGCGCGTGCACATCGTCTACGAGACGCGGGCGGACGTCTTCGCGGGCTACGTCAGCGGCTGGCGCATCGGCACCGCGTGGCGGGTCAAGCGCATCGAGGTCACCGCGTGGAACGGGACCGGCCGCACGCTGGTGCGCCGCTACCACCTCCGGTACCGCACCGACTCGTTCCACAGCCTGCTGCACCAAGTGCAGGTCGAGGGCCGGCCCAACGAGGGGATGAGCGGGTGCGACAACGGCATCTGCGTCGGCGATCCGACCGTCTCCGAGTCGAGCCTGGGCGACGCGGTCGTCGGCGAGACCCTGCCGCCGATGACCTTCCGCTACTCGGAGATGCCGTCCAGCAGCGACGCGGTCCCCGGCTTCGGCGGCATCGACGCGAGCATGCGCGCGGTGGTGAACAGCCCGCCGCACTCGGTGGACGAGGGGCGGAGCGATCTGTTCGACGTCAACAGCGACGGCCTGCCCGACCTGATCGTCACCGACCCCGCGCGCTTCCGCACCGACAGCGGCGAGCCCGCGGTGGGCGTCTTCTTCAACGGCTTCACGGGGGCCGACGCGGCCCCGGCCGGCGAGGCGGCGCACTTCTCCGACGCGGTCACGGTGCCGATGCGCGGCGACCTCTCGACGGTGCTCAGCCTGTCGAACGCGAACGTCGTCCCCATGGACATCGACGGCGACGGGCGGAGCGATCTGCTCCACATGCCGCGCTACCGCACCTACGGCTGGTGGTCCCCCGCGCGTGAGGCGGGCCCCGACGGCGCCGAGCCTGTCTCTCCGGCCGACCAGGCGTGGCGCTGGGTCTACTCGAGCGTGCAGCTGCCGCCGGGCGACACCGACCCGCGCATCGATCTGGGGCGCGACGCGAGCCACATCAAGGTGCTCGACGTCAACAACGATCACCTCGTCGACATCGTGCGCACCACGGGCACGGTGATGCAGACCTGGCTCAACCTCGGCTGGCTCCCCGGCGGCGACGGCCGCTTCGGCAGCTACCGCTGGACGGGCACCGAGTACGAGCTGTCGACCGTGCCCTACGAGAGCTGCCTGCTCCAGGGCGGCACGCCCATCGACTTCGACGACCCCGAGGTGCGCCTCGGCGACATGAACGGCGACGGCCTGCAGGACATCGTACAGATGCGCCGGGGCCGCGTGATCTACTGGCCCGGCCGCGGTGAGGGCGTATGGGGCACGGGCTCGCGCAGCTGCGCGCGGGGCGAGGGCGCGGGGCGGTACATCGAGATGTCGAGCCCGCCGACGGAGCTTTCGCCCGAGCTCGACAACGTGTTCCTGAGCGACGTGAACATGGACGGCGCGAGCGACCTCGTGCAGGTGCGCTTCCGCGAGGTGGACGTGTGGTTCAACCGCGCGGGCGAGGGCTGGACGCGCCGCACCATCGCGCGCGGCACCCCTGCCGCGCCGGGGTTCGCGCCGCGGATCCGCTTCGCAGACATCGACGGCTCGAGCACCACGGACATCATCTGGGGCACGGGCGGCGGCTGGCAGTACATCGACCCGGCAGGCGGCCAGCGCCCGCGCCTGCTCATCGGGGTCGACAACGGCCTCGGCGCCGACACCACCATCACCTACGGCTCGAGCGCGGAGGACTACCTCGCCGACCTCGAGGAGGCGTCGGGCGCGAGCGCATCGGGCGTGGACCGCTTCACCTGGACCCACCGCCCCGACGGCCCCGACCAGCGCTTGTGCGACAACAGCGGCCTCGGCGGCGCGGCGTGCACGGGCGCGGACTCGGAGCAGTGGGTGGTGCGCGCGAGCGGCAGCCCGGTGATCAGCAACGTCGTGCGCGGCGTGAGCACCACCGACCGCTTCGACGTGCTCGGCCGGACCGCGCAGGTCACCGAGAGCCGCTTCGCCTACCACGACGGCTACTACGAAGGCATCGAGCAAGAGTTCCGCGGCTTCGGCGCGGCGGACGCGGTGACGGTCGGCGACTGGAACAACCCCGACGTCTACAGCCGGACGCACTTCCTGCAGGGCCGCCGCCCGCACTCCATCGCGGACGACCGCCTGGCCCACAACCCTTTCGAAGCGCTCAAGGGCCGCGAGGTCCGCACGGAGGTCTTCGACGAGGCGGGCGTGTTTTTGAGCACCTCGTTCGCGACCATCACGAACCGCCTGCTCTACTCGGGCCTGAACGGCGTCCCCGTCTACTACGCCTTCGTCAACGAGACGAACGAGCTCCGCTACGACACTACGAACTTCGGCTCGCCCGGCACGATGACGGTGGCTGCGATCGAGGGCGAGAGACTCTCGGCGACTGGAGTCGTCACATCGGACGGCGTTCTCGAGTCGTTGGTCGTGCCCATCCGCAACGGTCACGACCCGGCGCGCATCAGGACCACCTTCGACAGCGTCGACGCGCTCGGCCACGTGCTGCAGCAGACCGCGTACGGCGAGGTGGATCCTGTCAGCGGCGCCGCGATCGACGAGGCGTTCACCAGCTACACGACGCCGATCCTGCGCAACCCGGAGGCGTGGATCTGGCGCACCGCGCGCAGCTACATGCGCGGCACGGAAACGACCGAGCCGAACTTCGGCGACGGCAGCAGCACGTACGACCCGGTCACGGGCGACCTCCTGAGCGCCACGCAGTTCGTCACGAGCCCAGCGAGCTTCAGCTTCGGCGGCGAGACCACCGCGGAGGGCGGCGCCCAAGGCTTCACGCAGGTCGACCAGAACATGGTCGCCTCCACCGTCTACGACGCGTGGGGCAACGCGCTGCAGAGCTGCGCCGGCCACGACCTCGGTGGCACCGAAGCCGACCCCACCAACCCGCCCACCGCGTGCCTGCGCTTCGGCAACGTCGTCTACGACACCCAGTTCGCGCAGCTCGCCGCCTCCGAGCACCTCGCGATCGACCGCACGAGCGGCTCCACCGTCACCCGCCTCGCCTACGTCGGCACCTGGGACCGCGGCCTCGGCGCGATCACCAGCTCCACCGACCCCAACAGCCTCTCGACCAGCGTCACCTATGACGGCTTGGGCCGGCTCACCAGCGTCACCCCGCCCACCAGCCAGCCGAGCTGCACCGACCCGACCACGCGCATCCAGTACGAGCTCACGTCGAGCCCGGCGTCGCAGCCCATCAGCCGGGTGGTCTCCTCCACCGAGCTGAACTGCGACGGCACCCTCGGCGAAGAAGGCCAATCGCTCGTCTCCATCGCCTACGTCGACGGCCTCGGCCGCGCGCGCTCCTCGCTCGCCACGGGCGACAGCGCGAGCGAATGGATCCGCGGCGGCATCACCACCTTCGACAAGAAGGGCACCGTCCGGCGCACCTATCAGCCCGACGTCTTCAGCGGCTCGCCCACCGACTACCGCGCCGCCGTCGCCCTGCCGCTCGACATCCCCTACGCCGTGACCCGCTACGACGCGTTCGGCCGTGCGAAGGGGGTGATCACCGAAGACGGCGCCGTCACCTGGACCAGCTACCACTCCCTGTCGACCGACGTCTGCGACCCGCTCGACAACGACCCGTCGAGTCCGCACTACCGCACCTGCACCACCGCGTACACTGACGGGCACGGCCGTGTGATCGACCAGATCCTCCGCAACCGAAACCCCGACACCGGGGACAGCGAGGTCTATCGGCTCTGGAGCTACTACCGCCCCGACGGCGCGGTCGAGGCGCTGGTCCGCGCCAACAGCTCGAGTGGCGCCACGCGTCCGGCCAGTCCGCCGTCGACATCGAGCACCAACGAAGTGGTCCGTACCTTCGTCTACGACAGCGTCGGCCGGCGCCTGTCGAGCGACGACCCCGACAGCGACAACGGCGCCGACCCGAGCGAGGCCACGAACTCCTGGCGCTACCGCTTCAACAAGGTCGGCGACCTCGTGGCGGTGCGCGATCCGCGCGGCTGCGGCCAGAACTTCTTCTACGACCTCGGCGGCCGCCTGCGCGGCGAGCAGTACGTCAGCTGCACGGAAGCGCAGCCCGCCGCCGCCGAGCACCCCCACGGCGACAACAGCGTCGGCCACCTGACGGCGATGGAGTATTCGAGCGCGGCGGTCACGCTCGACGTCGTCTACCACTACGACACGTATCCTCAGTGGGCCATCGATCGCGGCGCAGGGTTCATCCCTCAGGGCGCGAGCGGCACGCAGGGGCTCGCGACCGGCGTGAGCGACCGGGCCCAGCGCGCCGTGCTCGCCTACGACGACCGCGGCAACGTCACGTGGACCGCGCGCCAGCTCGCGCTCATCTCCGCGCCGATCGGGCTGAACACCATCACCGTCGTCGACGGCCGCCCGGTCCAGACCGAGCAGCCCGTCTCGGCGGGCACGCTCGAGTACGACGTGACGCACACGTACACGCGCACGGCGGCCTTCGACCACGCCAACCGGCCGACGTCGATGACGCTGCCGCTCGACCCGGACTACCACGCGACCGAGACCGCGCCGCTCGTCGAGGGGACGCTGCTCTACAACCGCCGGGGCCTGCCGAGGCAGGCGACGGCCGTTGTCGATGGCACGCCGCACACGGTCGTCGAGTCCATCGCCTACCTGCGAGACGGCCTCGTCAGCTCGATCACCTACGGCGACGACGAGGGCGGTCGCACGCCGACCACGAGCACCACGACGTACGACGTGCGCCGCCGCCCGGTCCGCATGCGCACCACCCGCGACACGACGGGCATGGGCGGCACGGGCCAGGAGCTGGAGGCGGTCACCACCGTGGTCGACCAGGAGCTCGTCTGGGACGCGGCCAACAACCTCACCGCCACCGTCGACCACCGCGACGGCGCGGAGTGGCCGGCCGGCTTCCGGCCGCAGACCACGTACATCAGCCACGACGCGCTCTACCGCGTGGTCGGCGCCGACTTCGAGTACACGCAGGCGGACGGCGCGCGCACGATGAACGACGTCGGCACCGACTGGCGCGACAACTACGCCGAAGCCCCGACCGTCGACCCGATGCGGCAGACCCCCGCGCCGGCCGTGGTCGACGTCGAGGGCATGGGGCGCGTCGAGTCGCTCCGCTGGTCTTGGGACTACCTCGCGAACACCACGAGCTGGACCGACAACGACGACGCCTTCTACGAGCGGTCCATCGGCGAGATCGGCAATGGCAACAGCGCGGGCGAGCCCTCGGGCAGCCGGCCGAGCGCGCTCTACGTTGCGTCGAACCTGACCGCTGGCGTCACCGGGAGCAGCAACGGCTGGGTCGAGGTCGACTACGGCGTCGGCGGGAATGTCGTCGGGATGACCGTGCACGCGCAGTGCGCGAACGGCGCGAGCGCTTGCGTGGATCCCGGCGGCGACTCGGACGCGCGGCGGGCCGCGTTGCGGAGCAACTGCGTGTGCGCGACCGAGCAGCACTACGCCTACCGCTGGGACGAGCTCAACCGGCTCGCCGAGGCGCGCCGCTACGACTACGACGGCATCGCCTGGGTGCGGCGGGTCCGCCAGCGCTACCGGTACGACGGCGCGAACTCGAGGACGGTCAAGCAGACGCTGGAGTCTGGCTCGACGCCGGAGGCGATCGCGCTCTACCCGTACCCGGGCGACTTCGAGCGGCGCGGGCTGACGCGCGGGGCGAACGCGTACGAGGCGAGCACGACGCTCGAGACCGAGACGCAGTACGTCGTCGCGGGCGCCCGCATGGTGTGGAAGCACGGCGGCGCGGGTGCGGGGTACGACCGCGAGAATCGGCTCGCGGTGCCCATCGGGGACCTCATCCAGACGACCGGCGCGGTGTTCGACGTGCGCTCCGGCGAGCTGCTGGAGGTGTCTACTTACTATCCGAATGGGGCGCGCGAGACATACCTGAACGACGACTCGGCGCGGGCGGCGCCGGAGGTGACTGGGTTCACGGGGAAGGAGGCCGACGAGGAGGTCGGGGTCGTTTACTTCGGGGAGCGGTATCTGATCCCGCGGCTGGGGCGGTGGGCGAGTCCAGACCCGTTGCATGTGCATGCAGCTGGGGGCGGCGAGGCGCTGAACTCGTATCACTATATCAGCGGAAATCTGCTGGCGGCACGCGATCCCTTGGGCCTCGAATGCGGTGTGAGCCAGAGTTGCCCCTCAGAGATGGTTCCGCAAGGAGATGCTGCAAACCAAACCGGACCCGACGGGAGTGCGCGCCCAGGCGAGTTGGATCAGCCAATAGCCCCACCCGATTCCAACCCAGCAACCATCGGACCCCAGCAACCCGGGACGGCTGCGCGTCCCTCTCGCAGAGCTGCCAGGGAAATGGTGGACGAGCAGTACCGAAGTGGCGATCGGCAAGTTCACGCCAGCGAGAGTAGCGTGGGCGATTTCCTCGCCGGAGGCGCCAACCTCGCATACAGAACAGCGCAGACCCTTGGAGTACAGCTGGGAATATCAGTTGGAGTCTACGAGCGCGCTGACCCTCGTGACCTGGCGGCCCGACTGGAAGACAACGGTCTAGGCCTCGGGGTTGATCGGTACTCAATCGAGTACGGTGAGTTCACGGAGGGTCCGAATCTTCAGGATGCAGCTATCCTAACCTTGCCCGTCAGGCCATCACCAAGCGAACCGCGAGCGGGGGCGCGAGTCCCGGGCGGTGGGCCCTGGGTTCCTGATGCGTCTCAAGTGGTTCCGGGTGGCGGGGGGGTGGTGGCACAGTCGACCGGTACGACATGTGGACATGCTTGCATAGAGATGATGACTGGCGGTGCTATCACGGAGGCACGAGTGATGCAGTCGGCGGGAGGGGGAATGTTAAGCAATCCTGACGTGATTCGTTTCCTCGGACCAAGGTACTCGGTCAGTGCCCCCGCAACCGGTGCTCAGGCGATTCAGGAAGCATCCCTCGCGAGTGGGCCCATGATGTTTAGGCTTCAGGCGCCATTTCTCCCGGGTCACTATGTCGTCGCTGAGAGGGCCGGGGGGCTTTGGCGAGTCCTGGATCCTGGCCCGGCCGTAAGCTACTCTGTTAATCAGAATTGGGTCGAGCGGTTCGTCTCACATATAATCGCACGGTGA
- a CDS encoding FG-GAP-like repeat-containing protein has translation MWHRISAVFALLLGCFGCDQPLPSVTPGDDGGVVVYPDGRIEPPHPLADAPIDHRFEPAGSQPSDGWTSPIECVPDSDADYCAACWSWNDGGPWSLDRNETGDRFGAAVAGGDFNADGYPDLAVGAPGEKHWETGEGVIYLYLGTERGYQPWRRLETQDLGLTPVVDMGLGTALAAGDFDADGFDDLAIALNTAGPGAESLLGFAMGSLDGLGNYFTVSLSEVDPSGATNDIPLGHALAVGDFDGDDDDDLAISAPDYKLLGYSGAGVVFTILGGPSMAPGPRIDMDDGGYPVNKYASFGQSLATYPTGIGKPDRLVVGAPGNGEIYLFDYGVYNGPYTSSLGLEAFGLRLAVGDLDNDGYPDVVASGYGASVVEVVSTGATIWSNDPRGSRDFFPLAIADFDMDGLQDLVLVSVPESGGWDNYLYFAGGNGSLVPDIPKRIKTNSEPWDDLGRAGFVQDIDGDWSPDLVVGAPVQDASGAGRVYAFTDGSGGVDPWLGGQSQMVHQELALDGCDICAVHGWSDGTVCDGGLGNELCVASSCVTRGCGDGYRQLVADGAWARESCDDGNTLSTDACSATCASQVLVVASDDLTADSPSRLPPSAAGDGRDHVLFAYMHDAGETRQLLARTYSAAGVPEQELAAPLVVATLPGVGWDAQASVAGLASGGWVVAWTDPDLDGGASGIAYRIVAADGSLGPVYTANEDARGEQLEPRVAALSTGFIVVWTDAGGFDGPLGRSLIEARRFTDSGAPLEDEWPVSDPEATSTQPALASWGDDFVVIWTETPDAEYGPPALLARRFGAVEDAVPFALASNASEASVAALDTGEYAAAWTSRVGDYRGNILTRVIDPVSADPLAPSVEQTVAADGTYSEMAPSVAPLAGVEYAVAYETRGHRRGLAWVHVGMSTLPPETSTLTPYLSGDLEGDVTLLRTSRGLWFAWSDAGDTTTDAYRSFLAFLLPVD, from the coding sequence ATGTGGCACCGAATCTCAGCGGTGTTCGCCCTCCTGCTCGGGTGTTTCGGCTGTGATCAGCCGCTCCCCTCGGTCACGCCAGGGGATGATGGCGGTGTCGTCGTGTATCCCGACGGTCGCATCGAGCCACCCCACCCGCTGGCCGATGCCCCCATCGATCATCGGTTCGAGCCTGCGGGCAGTCAGCCCAGCGACGGGTGGACCTCTCCGATCGAATGCGTGCCCGACTCCGACGCAGACTACTGCGCGGCTTGCTGGTCGTGGAACGATGGCGGCCCCTGGTCCCTCGACCGAAACGAGACCGGCGACCGCTTCGGCGCCGCTGTCGCCGGCGGTGACTTCAACGCCGATGGGTATCCGGATCTGGCCGTAGGAGCGCCCGGGGAGAAGCACTGGGAAACCGGCGAAGGTGTCATCTACCTCTACCTCGGCACCGAGCGTGGCTACCAGCCCTGGCGCAGGCTCGAGACGCAAGATCTAGGGCTCACTCCCGTCGTCGACATGGGCCTCGGGACCGCCCTTGCGGCGGGAGACTTCGACGCCGACGGTTTCGACGACCTCGCCATCGCCCTCAACACGGCGGGACCCGGCGCCGAGTCCCTCCTCGGCTTCGCGATGGGCTCCCTCGACGGACTCGGCAACTACTTCACCGTGTCCCTCTCGGAGGTCGACCCGTCAGGTGCGACGAACGACATCCCTCTGGGCCATGCACTCGCCGTGGGTGACTTCGACGGCGACGACGACGACGACCTGGCCATCAGCGCGCCGGACTACAAGCTGCTGGGCTACTCCGGCGCGGGGGTCGTGTTCACGATCCTTGGCGGCCCGTCCATGGCACCTGGCCCGCGCATCGACATGGACGACGGCGGCTACCCGGTGAACAAGTACGCGAGCTTCGGGCAGAGCCTCGCCACCTATCCCACAGGCATCGGGAAGCCCGACCGACTCGTCGTCGGGGCGCCCGGGAACGGTGAGATCTATCTGTTCGACTACGGCGTCTACAACGGGCCCTACACCTCGTCTCTCGGCCTCGAGGCCTTCGGTCTCCGCCTCGCGGTCGGAGACCTCGACAACGACGGCTACCCCGACGTGGTGGCGAGTGGCTATGGGGCCTCGGTCGTCGAGGTTGTCAGCACGGGCGCGACCATCTGGAGCAACGACCCGAGAGGAAGCCGCGACTTCTTCCCGCTCGCCATCGCCGACTTCGACATGGACGGGCTGCAGGACCTCGTCCTCGTCTCCGTTCCGGAGAGCGGCGGCTGGGACAACTACCTGTACTTCGCGGGTGGGAACGGCTCCCTCGTCCCGGACATCCCCAAACGGATCAAGACCAACAGCGAGCCCTGGGACGATCTGGGCCGCGCGGGATTCGTCCAGGACATCGACGGCGATTGGTCCCCCGACCTCGTCGTCGGCGCGCCCGTCCAGGACGCGTCGGGAGCGGGCCGCGTGTACGCCTTCACCGACGGAAGTGGGGGCGTGGATCCATGGCTCGGGGGGCAATCCCAGATGGTTCACCAGGAGCTCGCGCTCGACGGCTGCGACATCTGCGCGGTCCACGGGTGGAGTGACGGCACGGTCTGCGACGGCGGTCTCGGAAACGAGCTCTGCGTCGCCTCGAGCTGCGTCACGCGCGGCTGCGGAGACGGATACCGGCAGCTCGTGGCCGACGGGGCATGGGCGCGCGAGTCCTGCGACGACGGCAACACGCTGAGCACGGATGCCTGCTCGGCGACGTGCGCATCGCAGGTCCTGGTGGTCGCCTCTGACGACCTGACCGCGGACTCACCCTCTCGCCTCCCTCCCAGCGCTGCGGGGGACGGGCGGGACCACGTCCTCTTCGCCTACATGCACGACGCTGGCGAGACGCGTCAGCTCCTCGCTCGCACCTACTCCGCGGCCGGCGTCCCGGAGCAGGAGCTCGCCGCGCCCCTGGTCGTCGCCACGCTCCCCGGCGTCGGCTGGGACGCCCAGGCCAGCGTCGCCGGCCTGGCCTCCGGTGGCTGGGTGGTAGCGTGGACCGATCCCGATCTCGACGGCGGGGCCTCCGGCATCGCCTATCGCATCGTCGCCGCCGACGGCAGCCTGGGCCCCGTCTACACCGCCAACGAAGACGCCCGCGGCGAGCAGCTCGAGCCGCGCGTCGCCGCGCTGAGCACCGGCTTCATCGTCGTCTGGACCGACGCAGGTGGCTTCGACGGGCCGCTCGGCCGCTCGCTCATCGAAGCGCGCCGCTTCACGGACTCTGGCGCCCCTCTGGAAGACGAGTGGCCCGTCTCCGACCCGGAGGCCACCTCCACGCAGCCCGCCCTGGCGTCCTGGGGCGACGACTTCGTCGTCATCTGGACGGAGACGCCCGACGCCGAGTACGGCCCGCCCGCGCTCCTCGCGCGTCGCTTCGGCGCCGTCGAAGACGCGGTCCCCTTCGCCCTCGCGAGCAACGCCTCCGAGGCCAGCGTCGCCGCGCTCGACACGGGTGAGTACGCCGCGGCCTGGACGTCGAGAGTGGGCGACTACCGCGGCAACATCCTCACCCGCGTCATCGACCCCGTCTCCGCCGACCCGCTCGCCCCGAGCGTCGAGCAGACCGTCGCCGCCGACGGGACGTACTCCGAGATGGCCCCGAGCGTCGCCCCCCTCGCTGGCGTCGAATACGCCGTGGCCTACGAGACGCGCGGCCACCGCCGCGGCCTCGCCTGGGTGCACGTCGGCATGTCCACGCTGCCTCCCGAGACGAGCACCCTCACGCCCTACCTCAGCGGCGACCTCGAGGGCGACGTGACCCTCCTGCGCACCTCCCGCGGTCTCTGGTTCGCCTGGAGCGACGCCGGCGACACGACCACCGACGCCTACCGCTCCTTCCTGGCCTTCCTCCTCCCTGTCGACTGA